A stretch of Aureispira sp. CCB-E DNA encodes these proteins:
- a CDS encoding OmpA family protein — protein sequence MKKTTPNIILFLLFLLVTEFASAQTAHNYTDHKPVYRKWLDSYILDKIEYTPNSTIFYFRFVCDNARSGGATFYPPEGESPWYLRGRDVKKEFDITAVKNVRRDGVLIKEDVSTEAFHADPPSKIGHSIFSCEVHFPRLDDDMKEADLIEGRGQEFNRRHFNCFNIKLKTWNDADLGDETDSKSVVENFEKKYVGTPTTTTNTNPSPTEKAATAYKNLHSSEDLTCNQLLVLDNIKFHDNSTKFKGMIAANKTLNIIFNYLREHPKSSISLYGHSDIFGSEDRNLELSKQRVVKIQRWLTMYGIKQHRINYEYFGSTKPLIKEGSILNRRVEIKIHCNE from the coding sequence ATGAAAAAAACGACCCCAAATATCATACTGTTTCTACTGTTTCTACTGGTAACAGAATTCGCTAGTGCTCAGACAGCGCACAACTATACTGACCACAAACCTGTATATAGAAAATGGCTCGACTCTTACATCTTAGACAAAATTGAATACACACCTAATAGTACTATTTTTTACTTTCGATTCGTCTGTGATAATGCCCGTTCTGGTGGAGCTACTTTTTACCCTCCCGAAGGGGAATCACCGTGGTATCTACGAGGGCGAGATGTAAAAAAAGAATTTGATATCACAGCTGTAAAAAACGTACGTCGAGATGGTGTTTTAATCAAAGAAGATGTTAGCACAGAGGCATTTCATGCTGACCCTCCATCTAAAATAGGGCATAGTATTTTTAGTTGTGAAGTGCATTTTCCTCGCCTTGATGACGACATGAAAGAAGCGGACTTAATCGAAGGTAGAGGGCAAGAATTTAACCGAAGGCATTTTAATTGTTTTAATATAAAATTAAAAACTTGGAATGATGCAGATCTAGGTGATGAAACGGATAGTAAAAGCGTAGTTGAAAACTTTGAGAAGAAGTATGTAGGAACCCCAACAACAACAACCAATACTAACCCTTCCCCAACAGAAAAGGCAGCTACAGCATACAAAAATTTACATAGTTCAGAAGATTTAACTTGTAATCAATTATTGGTACTTGACAATATTAAATTTCACGACAATAGCACTAAGTTCAAAGGAATGATTGCGGCTAATAAAACGCTGAACATTATTTTTAACTATCTCAGAGAACACCCTAAATCAAGTATTTCGCTCTATGGGCATAGTGATATTTTTGGTTCGGAAGACAGAAATCTAGAACTATCCAAACAGCGTGTTGTCAAAATTCAACGTTGGTTAACCATGTATGGCATCAAACAACATCGGATTAATTATGAATACTTTGGTTCTACAAAACCTTTGATAAAAGAAGGGAGTATTTTGAATAGAAGAGTGGAAATAAAAATTCATTGTAACGAATAA
- a CDS encoding OmpA family protein has product MKAISIHITLIIIFLLSISNLSAQRTYTDFKPQYRKWQDSYILDKIEYTKSRTIFYFRFVCKSGKYTNAIFYPPGGEHPWYLKGRNVKKNFDIKEIRNVRRNGVLMKSKVRNSAYSIPALDGRGYTVFSCEVHFDRLPNDLTTADLIEGKGQEYNKNHFNCFNVTLKTWDDDLGKESDSDKKVSDFEKKYGVDSKPRNVSPTPKPKPKPKPKPDPKPEPTPDPEPEPIPEPEPQPEPKPEPKPKPEEDYSISRLGSYKDIECGKMLVLDKIKFHDNSTKFKGMVAANRTLFILFNYMKEHPESTLTLYGHTDVFGPKERNMELSKQRVIKIQRWLTMYGIKTHRINYEWFGPDQPLKPEGSPINRRVEIKVNCE; this is encoded by the coding sequence ATGAAAGCAATATCAATTCATATTACTTTAATAATAATCTTCTTATTATCTATAAGTAATCTATCGGCACAAAGAACGTATACGGATTTTAAGCCGCAGTACAGAAAATGGCAGGATAGTTATATCTTAGATAAAATTGAGTATACCAAAAGTCGAACGATTTTCTATTTTCGTTTTGTCTGTAAAAGCGGCAAATATACCAATGCCATCTTTTATCCGCCAGGAGGAGAACACCCTTGGTATCTAAAAGGTAGAAATGTCAAGAAAAATTTCGATATTAAGGAAATTCGAAATGTTCGCCGAAATGGTGTGCTCATGAAGTCCAAAGTACGCAACTCTGCTTATAGTATTCCTGCACTCGATGGTCGTGGATACACGGTTTTTAGCTGTGAAGTACACTTTGATCGCTTACCTAATGATTTAACGACTGCCGATTTGATTGAAGGAAAAGGTCAAGAATACAATAAAAATCACTTCAATTGCTTCAATGTTACCCTAAAAACTTGGGATGACGACCTTGGAAAAGAATCGGATAGCGATAAAAAAGTTTCTGACTTTGAAAAAAAATATGGTGTCGACTCCAAACCTAGAAATGTTAGCCCAACACCCAAACCCAAACCAAAGCCCAAACCAAAGCCTGATCCAAAGCCAGAGCCTACTCCTGATCCCGAACCCGAACCAATCCCTGAACCTGAACCCCAGCCTGAACCCAAACCAGAGCCAAAGCCTAAACCTGAAGAAGATTATTCTATTAGTCGCTTAGGGTCATACAAAGACATTGAATGTGGTAAAATGTTGGTTTTGGATAAAATTAAGTTTCACGACAACAGCACTAAATTTAAGGGAATGGTCGCAGCCAACCGAACGCTTTTTATTCTTTTTAATTACATGAAAGAACATCCAGAATCTACCTTGACGCTTTACGGGCATACAGATGTTTTTGGTCCCAAAGAGCGTAATATGGAATTGTCCAAGCAACGTGTCATAAAAATTCAGCGCTGGCTAACGATGTATGGTATTAAAACACATAGAATTAACTACGAATGGTTTGGTCCCGATCAACCGCTAAAGCCTGAAGGTAGCCCCATTAATAGAAGGGTTGAAATAAAAGTCAATTGTGAGTAA
- a CDS encoding alpha/beta fold hydrolase, whose translation MQLNYKVFGEGDPVLILHGMFGTLDNWQTIAKKLAEHFMVFIIDLRNHGRSPHSDEFDYTIMANDIREFMENNWIYEAHVVGHSMGGKVAMQLASEEPDLIQKLVVVDIAPKTYKGNHQTIFEALFSLDLKELESRKQADQLLQEKIDSYSVRQFILKNLSINKETQHYEWKMNLPVIHGAYQHILDKGNLSAPFEHPTLFIKGAQSNYILPEEFETYKTYFPNAVLKTIEKAGHWVHAEQPKLFLEVLTDFLLN comes from the coding sequence ATGCAACTGAATTATAAAGTATTTGGAGAAGGAGACCCTGTTTTGATTTTACACGGTATGTTTGGCACCTTAGACAACTGGCAAACGATTGCAAAAAAATTAGCAGAACATTTTATGGTTTTTATTATTGATCTTAGAAATCATGGACGCTCTCCTCACTCTGATGAGTTTGATTACACGATTATGGCTAATGACATTCGTGAATTTATGGAAAACAACTGGATTTATGAAGCTCATGTAGTTGGGCACTCCATGGGAGGAAAAGTCGCCATGCAATTAGCATCTGAAGAACCAGATTTGATTCAAAAATTAGTCGTTGTAGATATTGCTCCCAAGACTTATAAAGGAAATCATCAAACAATTTTTGAAGCCTTATTTTCCTTGGATCTAAAAGAGTTGGAATCTAGAAAACAAGCCGATCAATTGCTTCAAGAAAAAATTGATTCTTATAGTGTTCGACAGTTTATTCTAAAAAATCTTAGCATCAATAAAGAAACGCAACATTATGAATGGAAAATGAATTTACCTGTTATTCATGGTGCATATCAGCATATTTTGGATAAAGGAAATTTGTCAGCTCCTTTTGAACACCCTACTCTTTTCATTAAAGGTGCCCAATCCAATTATATTTTACCAGAAGAATTTGAGACGTATAAAACGTATTTTCCCAATGCTGTTTTAAAAACAATTGAAAAAGCAGGCCACTGGGTTCATGCCGAACAACCTAAACTCTTTTTAGAAGTTTTAACTGATTTTTTGTTAAATTAG
- a CDS encoding UbiD family decarboxylase → MSYKSLKDCVRDLEKNGKLLRIKSEVDPNLEMAEIHRRVFDAKGPAIFYENVKGSPFPALSNLYGTKERTRFLFRHTMENVQKVIELKIDPIQLLKKPSRYWRAPFTALTGLPQKARFSKPILFGETKISQLPQVKSWGMDGGAFVTLPQVFSMGPQSKDIMKSNLGMYRIQLSGNDYQMDKEIGLHYQLHRGIGVHHKAYNNSDEPFKVSIFVGGPPSNAFSAIMPLPENLSELTFAGLLNGRRFRYFQQNGYTLSADADFCITGTVVKNKKMPEGPFGDHLGYYSLKHDFPVMEVDKVYHRKDAIWHFTVVGRPPAEDSSFGYLIHELVKELAPQEFPGLKDVNAVDAAGVHPLLLAIGSERYMPFRERRPEELLTIANHLLGKGQTTLAKYLFIADHSDDPKLDTHNIEHYFNHVLERVDWTRDLHFQTKTTIDTLDYSGDGWNAGSKVVVACCGDKKRLLKAELPENFDLPDGFSKPKFVQKGILAIQAMPYTDHESGQKAIHQLEQYLERYDWQHVPMVLVVDDSDFVTQTLNNFLWVTFTRSNPSHDIHGVHSFIEHKHWGCRGALIIDARIKPHHAPPLIVDEKVKLKVDKLFSKGGELYNKI, encoded by the coding sequence ATGAGCTATAAAAGTTTAAAGGATTGCGTAAGAGATTTGGAAAAAAATGGTAAATTACTAAGGATTAAATCTGAGGTGGATCCAAATTTAGAAATGGCAGAAATTCATCGCCGAGTATTTGATGCAAAAGGACCCGCTATTTTTTATGAAAATGTAAAAGGAAGCCCTTTTCCTGCTCTATCTAATCTATACGGAACAAAAGAACGGACTCGTTTCTTATTTCGACATACGATGGAAAATGTTCAAAAAGTCATCGAATTAAAAATTGATCCTATTCAATTGCTTAAAAAGCCAAGCAGGTATTGGAGAGCGCCGTTTACAGCGTTGACAGGCTTGCCTCAAAAAGCACGTTTTAGCAAACCAATTTTGTTTGGTGAAACAAAGATTAGTCAATTGCCGCAAGTAAAATCTTGGGGGATGGATGGCGGTGCTTTTGTGACGCTTCCACAAGTTTTTTCTATGGGACCTCAGTCAAAGGATATTATGAAATCCAATTTGGGAATGTATCGAATTCAGTTGTCAGGAAATGATTATCAAATGGACAAAGAAATTGGATTGCATTATCAATTGCATCGTGGTATTGGGGTGCATCACAAGGCCTATAATAATTCAGATGAACCTTTTAAAGTTTCAATTTTTGTAGGAGGTCCTCCGTCTAATGCTTTTTCTGCAATTATGCCATTACCTGAGAATTTGTCAGAATTGACGTTTGCAGGTTTGTTGAATGGGCGTCGTTTTCGGTATTTTCAACAAAATGGATATACCCTATCAGCGGATGCTGATTTTTGTATTACGGGGACTGTTGTGAAAAATAAAAAAATGCCAGAAGGACCTTTTGGAGATCACTTGGGGTATTATAGTTTAAAACATGATTTTCCTGTTATGGAGGTGGATAAGGTGTACCATCGAAAGGATGCTATTTGGCATTTTACGGTAGTAGGGAGACCACCTGCGGAAGATTCTAGTTTTGGATATTTGATACATGAGTTGGTCAAAGAACTAGCACCGCAAGAATTTCCAGGCTTAAAAGATGTTAATGCTGTAGATGCTGCTGGCGTACATCCGTTGTTGTTAGCCATTGGCAGCGAACGGTACATGCCTTTTCGTGAACGCCGACCAGAGGAGTTGCTGACAATTGCCAATCACTTGTTGGGAAAGGGGCAGACAACGTTAGCTAAATATTTGTTCATTGCCGACCATAGCGATGACCCTAAATTAGATACGCATAATATTGAGCATTATTTTAATCATGTGTTGGAGCGAGTTGATTGGACTAGAGATTTACATTTTCAAACTAAAACGACGATTGATACCTTAGATTATTCTGGCGATGGTTGGAATGCAGGATCCAAAGTGGTGGTGGCTTGTTGTGGAGACAAAAAGCGTTTGTTAAAAGCAGAATTGCCCGAAAATTTTGATTTACCTGATGGTTTTTCTAAGCCTAAATTTGTACAAAAAGGAATTTTGGCGATTCAAGCAATGCCTTATACCGATCATGAATCTGGGCAGAAAGCCATCCACCAATTAGAACAGTATTTGGAGCGTTATGATTGGCAACACGTTCCTATGGTTTTGGTAGTGGATGATAGCGATTTTGTTACACAAACCTTGAATAATTTTCTTTGGGTGACTTTTACTCGTTCCAATCCTTCGCACGATATTCATGGTGTGCATAGTTTTATAGAGCATAAACATTGGGGATGTAGAGGTGCCTTGATTATTGATGCTAGAATCAAACCGCATCATGCTCCGCCTTTGATTGTTGATGAAAAGGTAAAATTGAAAGTGGATAAACTGTTCTCTAAAGGAGGGGAGCTGTATAATAAAATCTAA